From a region of the Hippopotamus amphibius kiboko isolate mHipAmp2 chromosome 3, mHipAmp2.hap2, whole genome shotgun sequence genome:
- the LOC130850155 gene encoding olfactory receptor 5AK2-like produces the protein NNTEVTEFFLLGFGAQHKFQYVLFTVFLVIYGTSMVGNVEMVLLIKTDSRLQTPMYFFLQHLAFVDICFTSVLTPKMLQNIIVENKSISFKGCVMQLLVYGTFGTSDAYLLAAMAVDHYVAICNPLHYPIVMSRRVCIQLVVVSYVMGSINASVHTGFTFSLVFCKGNIINHFFCDVPPILALSSSNVDIKVMLLFVFVGFNLMLSVVVITFSYGNIIAAILKISSAAGRKKAFSTCASHLTAVTIFYGTLFYMYLQAHSNNAQENMKVASVFYGIVIPMLNPLIYSLRNKEVKDSLKVMRKKFF, from the coding sequence aataacactgaagTGACTGAATTCTTTCTTCTGGGATTTGGCGCCCAACATAAGTTTCAGTATGTCCTCTTCACTGTATTTCTAGTCATCTATGGGACATCCATGGTGGGTAATGTTGAAATGGTCCTACTCATCAAGACAGATTCCAGACTCCAAacacccatgtactttttcctacAACATTTGGCTTTTGTTGACATCTGTTTTACCTCTGTTCTCACTCCCAAGATGCTACAGAACATCATAGTAGAAAACAAATCAATATCATTCAAGGGTTGTGTCATGCAGTTATTGGTTTATGGAACATTTGGGACCAGTGATGCCTACCTCCTGGCTGCTATGGCAGTGGACCattatgtggccatctgtaacccACTTCACTATCCCATCGTCATGTCCCGAAGAGTCTGCATCCAGTTGGTAGTTGTTTCATATGTCATgggctcaataaatgcttctGTGCACACAGGGTTTACATTTTCACTGGTCTTCTGCAAGGGTAATATCATCAatcactttttctgtgatgttCCTCCAATTCTCGCCCTTTCAAGCTCCAACGTTGACATCAAAGTCATGCTACTTTTTGTCTTTGTGGGATTTAACTTAATGTTGTCTGTGGTGGTCATCACTTTTTCCTATGGGAATATCATAGCTGCCATCTTAAAGATCTCTTCTGCTGCAGGGAGGAaaaaagccttctccacctgtgcctcccacCTGACAGCTGTCACTATTTTCTATGGAACCCTCTTTTACATGTACTTACAGGCTCATTCTAATAATGCCCAGGAGAATATGAAAGTGGCCTCTGTATTTTATGGCATTGTGATTCCCATGTTGAACCCCCTGATCTACAGTTTGAGAaataaggaggtgaaagactctCTAAAAGTAATGAGGAAAAAATTCTTCTAG
- the LOC130849966 gene encoding putative olfactory receptor 5AK3 produces MEQTNGTEVTEFILLGFAGQHKTWHVLFMVFLVIYVLTLVGNIGMILLIKTESSLHTPMYFFLQNLAFVDLCYASAITPKMLQNLKSTKKSISLIGCVVQLLVYGTFVTSDCYILAAMAVDRYLAICNPLHYPTVMSQRVCIQLLVGSYFMGFLNASVNTSFTFSLNFCKSNKINHFFCDEPPILALSCSSIYFNIMLLAAFVGFNLTFTVSVIIVSYIFILAAILKISSAAGRKKAFSTCASHLTAVTIFYGTLSYMYLHHSTIESQEQEKMASVFYGIMIPMLNPLIYSLRNQDVRKALKGVGKKCF; encoded by the coding sequence ATGGAACAAACCAATGGCACAGAAGTGACTGAATTCATTCTCCTGGGATTCGCTGGTCAACACAAGACTTGGCATGTCCTCTTCATGGTATTTCTAGTGATCTATGTGCTCACCCTAGTGGGTAACATTGGCATGATCCTACTCATCAAGACTGAGTCTTCCcttcacacccccatgtactttttcctccaAAACTTGGCTTTCGTTGACCTCTGTTATGCCTCTGCTATCACTCCCAAGATGTTGCAGAATTTGAAGAGCACAAAAAAATCCATCTCACTCATAGGATGTGTGGTGCAGTTACTAGTCTATGGTACTTTTGTAACAAGTGACTGCTACATCCTGGCTGCTATGGCCGTGGACCGTTATCTGGCCATCTGTAACCCACTCCACTATCCAACAGTCATGTCCCAGAGAGTCTGCATTCAACTCTTAGTTGGTTCATACTTCATGGGTTTCCTAAATGCTTCTGTAAACACAAGTTTTACTTTCTCACTGAACTTTTGCAAATCCAATAAAATTAACCACTTTTTCTGTGATGAACCCCCAATTCTGGCCCTCTCATGCTCCAGTATTTACTTCAACATCATGCTACTAGCAGCCTTTGTGGGGTTTAACTTGACATTCACTGTGTCAGTCATCATTGTTTCCTACATATTTATCCTGGCTGCCATCCTGAAGATCTCTTCTGCTGCAGGGAGGAAAAAAGCCTTCTCCACGTGTGCCTCCCACCTGACAGCTGTCACCATTTTCTATGGGACTCTCTCTTACATGTATCTGCACCATAGTACCATAGAGTCTCAAGAGCAAGAAAAAATGGCTTCTGTGTTTTATGGTATTATGATCCCCATGTTAAACCCCCTCATCTACAGCCTGAGAAACCAAGATGTGAGAAAAGCTCTAAAAGGGGTTGGAAAGAAGTGTTTCTAG